One window from the genome of Rufibacter tibetensis encodes:
- a CDS encoding CCA tRNA nucleotidyltransferase translates to MTQDITLPEHPVFAVVAEAARELKVEAYVIGGFVRDLVLKRPSKDIDVVCIGNGIDLAQLVASKLPNKPKVAVFKNFGTAMLRTQDGWEVEFVGARKESYRSDSRKPEVEQGTLEDDLNRRDFTINAMGISLNEGNFGELIDRFEGMKDIRRKNIKTPLEPGITFSDDPLRMMRAIRFASQLNFDIDPDTFDAIGANKDRIKIVSQERITDELNKIILSKQPSYGFKLLFQTGLLHLIFPKMVKLHGVETINKNSHKDNFYHTLQVLDNVAEVSDDLWLRWAAILHDIAKPETKRYNEKVGWTFHGHEDRGARQVPKIFADLRLPLNDHMKQVQKLVRLHLRPIALVKETVTDSAIRRLLFEAGDDIDLLMQLCKADITSKNNDKVKRYLQNFERVEQKLKEVEEKDSLRNFQPVITGDLIMQTFGISPSKEVGILKNAITEAILEGEIRNEYDEAFAFLLEKGKKLGLEPVAS, encoded by the coding sequence ATGACCCAAGACATCACCCTTCCAGAACATCCGGTCTTTGCTGTTGTCGCGGAAGCTGCCCGCGAATTGAAGGTGGAGGCTTACGTCATTGGTGGTTTTGTGCGGGATCTGGTATTGAAACGGCCTTCAAAGGACATTGATGTGGTGTGTATTGGGAACGGAATTGACCTGGCGCAACTAGTTGCCAGTAAACTGCCCAACAAGCCTAAGGTAGCTGTGTTCAAGAACTTCGGGACGGCCATGCTGCGCACCCAGGATGGTTGGGAAGTAGAATTTGTGGGTGCCCGCAAGGAGTCTTACCGGTCCGATTCCCGAAAGCCGGAAGTTGAACAGGGCACGTTGGAGGATGACTTAAACCGCCGTGATTTTACCATCAATGCCATGGGCATCAGTCTCAACGAAGGTAATTTCGGGGAGCTGATTGACCGGTTTGAAGGCATGAAAGACATCCGCCGGAAGAACATCAAAACCCCGCTGGAGCCGGGTATTACTTTCTCTGATGATCCGCTGCGAATGATGCGTGCCATTAGGTTTGCCTCGCAACTCAACTTTGACATAGACCCAGATACCTTTGATGCCATTGGAGCAAACAAAGACCGGATTAAGATTGTGTCACAGGAGCGGATTACGGACGAGTTGAACAAGATTATCCTTTCCAAACAGCCTTCTTACGGTTTCAAGCTGTTGTTCCAGACCGGTTTATTGCACCTCATTTTCCCTAAAATGGTGAAACTGCATGGCGTGGAAACCATCAACAAGAACTCGCACAAAGACAACTTCTACCATACGCTGCAGGTGTTGGACAACGTGGCCGAGGTTTCAGATGACCTATGGCTCCGCTGGGCCGCCATTCTCCACGACATTGCCAAGCCTGAAACCAAGCGCTACAACGAAAAAGTAGGTTGGACCTTCCACGGCCACGAAGACCGTGGTGCCCGCCAAGTGCCAAAAATCTTCGCTGATCTGCGCTTGCCCCTGAACGACCACATGAAGCAGGTGCAGAAATTAGTGAGACTCCATCTGCGTCCCATTGCCTTGGTGAAGGAAACCGTTACAGATTCTGCCATCCGGAGATTGTTGTTTGAGGCCGGAGATGACATTGACCTGCTCATGCAGCTTTGCAAAGCAGATATCACCTCCAAAAACAACGACAAAGTAAAACGCTACCTGCAAAACTTCGAGCGGGTAGAGCAGAAACTGAAAGAAGTAGAGGAAAAAGACAGTCTCCGCAACTTCCAACCGGTAATCACAGGTGACCTGATCATGCAAACTTTTGGAATTTCTCCATCAAAAGAGGTAGGCATTCTGAAAAACGCTATTACTGAAGCAATCTTAGAAGGCGAGATCCGAAACGAGTATGATGAGGCCTTTGCTTTCCTGTTGGAAAAAGGTAAAAAGTTGGGGCTGGAGCCAGTGGCTTCTTAA
- a CDS encoding GIN domain-containing protein, translated as MKKNISVNLQGMIFHVEEDGYEMLSQYLAAIKTYFSSYEGHEEIVADIESRIAEIFFSRLNPGKQVITREDVQGLISQMGTIADFETVEAEEAEAASGKTQGNSATTPPFEPVPGEQKRLYRDVNRKVLAGVAAGIANYLQMDPLWVRMAFVILVLGVPFTGGFTLFGVILYAICWVALPKNEALPEIQARKLFRDPIDKKLGGVASGIAIYFGADVAIIRLLFLIMFLIGGFGLIPYIILWIAVPEAKTITERVQMQGNPVTLSSIEASVKNSLNMQDANGQESTLAKVLLFPVRLVSQIIQALSRVLHPVMGFLITMIRVFAGLLMMVVSGAFMVALLAGLMVGLGIYDKPEYFNFGEIPAAAFVNAVPSWMFWAGFFAGIIPALLLFLLGVGLLAKKFLLRPTVGWPMLGVWLIAVAALISGIALTSRNFQETGEYATERSFPAAAYNTIFFNIRDTNHQYGHRMGIKFESHTGTDVKVIQTARAKGLNEEDAIRNAQMISYKMVQQDSMLRFDDAFTFNSNAIFRDQDFDLRILIPEGKQLRFSEGFADHFSHKVTDGEYYADDLASNTWQMINGRLDCITCSKVDTTVSTSSRRPAAGLGDNLAILEDDYDGVSKIYNVRDFNQIEAGGGYHIRVRQSYRHHVRVTGPSDELEKLRLRVQDGVLKIKRDSEFFRLWDVNKSLVLIEVETPDLSLVDISGAVKAEVIGFNPDNFTLRQSGASEVAMNINTGRLEIQLSGAASTNLKGHSDDLSVNGSGASKVEASKLTAQRAEVDVSGASEVVVNVKEFLRADASGASSINYMGEVQQVEMNQSGGSHVSRRR; from the coding sequence ATGAAAAAGAATATAAGTGTCAACTTGCAAGGCATGATCTTCCACGTGGAGGAAGACGGCTACGAGATGTTGAGCCAGTACCTTGCCGCCATAAAGACGTACTTCTCCTCTTATGAGGGGCACGAAGAAATTGTGGCAGACATTGAGTCGCGGATTGCGGAGATTTTCTTCTCCCGCCTGAACCCTGGCAAGCAGGTCATCACCCGCGAGGATGTGCAAGGGCTTATCTCTCAGATGGGAACCATAGCTGACTTTGAAACCGTGGAAGCCGAAGAGGCGGAAGCAGCCTCTGGTAAAACTCAGGGCAACTCTGCCACCACTCCTCCTTTTGAGCCAGTTCCGGGTGAACAGAAACGTCTTTACCGCGACGTGAACCGCAAAGTTCTGGCTGGGGTAGCGGCAGGTATTGCCAACTACCTGCAAATGGACCCGCTTTGGGTACGGATGGCCTTTGTGATTCTAGTATTAGGCGTGCCGTTTACGGGAGGGTTTACCTTATTTGGTGTAATCCTGTATGCCATTTGTTGGGTGGCTTTACCCAAGAATGAAGCTTTACCAGAGATACAGGCGCGTAAATTGTTTCGCGACCCAATAGACAAGAAGTTGGGTGGGGTGGCTAGTGGTATCGCCATCTATTTTGGGGCAGACGTTGCCATCATCCGGTTGCTGTTTCTAATCATGTTTTTAATTGGAGGTTTCGGGCTAATTCCATACATCATTCTGTGGATTGCGGTCCCAGAGGCGAAAACCATAACAGAGCGGGTGCAAATGCAGGGAAACCCCGTCACGCTCTCCAGTATAGAAGCATCCGTTAAAAACAGTTTGAACATGCAGGACGCTAACGGGCAGGAGAGCACCTTAGCCAAAGTCCTATTGTTCCCGGTACGTTTGGTTTCACAGATTATTCAGGCATTGTCAAGAGTGCTTCACCCAGTGATGGGCTTCCTGATCACAATGATACGGGTTTTTGCAGGCCTATTGATGATGGTTGTATCAGGAGCCTTTATGGTAGCCTTGTTAGCTGGCTTGATGGTAGGGCTAGGCATATATGATAAACCTGAGTACTTCAACTTCGGGGAGATTCCCGCCGCCGCTTTCGTGAACGCTGTTCCTTCCTGGATGTTTTGGGCTGGGTTCTTTGCCGGTATCATTCCTGCACTGCTTCTTTTCCTGCTTGGGGTTGGTTTATTGGCCAAGAAGTTTTTACTCCGCCCAACTGTAGGCTGGCCTATGCTGGGAGTATGGTTGATAGCCGTAGCTGCCTTGATCAGTGGAATCGCTTTGACTTCCCGTAATTTCCAGGAAACGGGTGAGTACGCCACAGAGCGGTCTTTCCCCGCCGCCGCATACAACACCATATTTTTCAACATCAGAGATACCAACCATCAATACGGGCACCGTATGGGCATCAAGTTTGAAAGCCATACTGGTACTGATGTAAAGGTGATCCAAACCGCCCGCGCCAAGGGCTTGAATGAGGAAGACGCCATCAGGAACGCCCAAATGATTTCCTACAAAATGGTGCAGCAAGATTCCATGCTTCGGTTCGATGATGCGTTCACCTTTAACTCAAACGCTATTTTCCGTGACCAGGACTTTGACCTTAGAATTCTGATACCGGAAGGAAAACAGCTTCGGTTCTCTGAAGGCTTCGCTGACCACTTCTCCCATAAGGTGACCGATGGAGAATATTACGCGGATGATTTGGCCTCCAACACCTGGCAAATGATAAATGGTCGCTTGGATTGCATCACCTGCAGTAAGGTTGACACCACCGTAAGTACTTCCAGCAGACGCCCGGCAGCAGGCCTTGGAGATAACCTCGCCATTCTGGAAGATGATTATGATGGGGTTTCTAAAATCTACAACGTACGCGATTTCAACCAAATTGAGGCCGGAGGCGGCTACCACATCAGGGTTCGCCAATCTTACCGCCATCACGTGCGGGTTACCGGCCCATCAGACGAGTTAGAGAAACTGCGGCTTCGGGTACAAGACGGAGTCTTGAAAATCAAACGTGACAGCGAGTTCTTCAGGCTTTGGGATGTAAACAAGAGCCTTGTCTTGATTGAGGTAGAAACGCCAGACTTGTCTTTGGTAGATATCAGCGGAGCCGTAAAAGCTGAAGTGATCGGGTTTAACCCAGATAATTTCACCCTTAGGCAATCTGGCGCGAGCGAGGTAGCCATGAACATCAACACAGGCCGATTGGAAATACAACTAAGCGGGGCGGCCTCTACCAACCTAAAAGGCCACTCAGATGACCTTTCCGTTAATGGTAGCGGTGCCAGCAAAGTGGAAGCTTCTAAATTGACTGCCCAACGCGCGGAAGTAGATGTAAGCGGTGCCAGCGAGGTGGTTGTAAACGTGAAAGAATTCCTCAGAGCAGATGCTAGCGGAGCCAGTTCAATTAACTACATGGGCGAGGTTCAGCAAGTAGAAATGAATCAGTCAGGTGGCTCTCACGTGAGCCGTCGCAGATAG
- a CDS encoding PadR family transcriptional regulator → MKVENTQVQMRKGILEYCILEIIARGEVYASDMLEELTAAKMIVVEGTLYPLLTRLKNAGLLDYSWVESTSGPPRKYYTLTATGREFLEQLRHTWQELVDSTTFIINRKKSN, encoded by the coding sequence ATGAAAGTAGAAAACACACAAGTGCAGATGCGGAAAGGGATTCTGGAGTACTGCATTCTGGAGATCATCGCCCGCGGCGAGGTCTACGCCTCTGACATGCTGGAGGAGTTGACCGCCGCCAAGATGATTGTAGTGGAGGGGACGCTCTACCCATTACTGACCAGATTGAAGAACGCCGGCCTCCTGGACTACTCCTGGGTTGAATCCACCTCGGGACCGCCCCGCAAGTATTACACCCTCACCGCCACTGGCAGGGAGTTCCTTGAACAACTTCGCCATACGTGGCAGGAACTGGTAGACTCCACCACCTTCATCATCAACCGCAAGAAATCCAACTAG
- a CDS encoding putative type IX sorting system protein PorV2: MVKNLLLFLSLLILFFLSGIAQAQNISAPKYSNEFLNIGVGARALGMGGVQSAIVRDATAGFWNPAGLVGLPKRHNAVYMHSELFAGIIKNDYGSYATNLDSTSALAFSVIRVGVDDIADTRRLQNEYGAIQYDSIEFFSVADYAFLASYARQSNLIPGLTLGANAKIIYRNVGKFANAWGFGIDAGAQLRRGNWQFGLVAKDITTTFTAWKLNPDELESTYLQEEESFNANSIEVTLPRLILGVGRSFQFAKRFSALVATDLEITTDGKRNTLLSTGVVSVDPKVGLEIGYANAVFLRGGFNNVQQIEDLNGKSSWKVQPNFGIGVATNGLQLDLALSKVSDNSQASSVIVSLAYSFD; the protein is encoded by the coding sequence ATGGTTAAAAACCTATTACTCTTTTTATCCCTTCTGATTCTTTTCTTTCTGTCTGGCATTGCTCAGGCACAAAATATTTCTGCACCAAAATACAGCAACGAGTTCCTTAACATTGGAGTAGGGGCAAGGGCTTTGGGAATGGGAGGGGTTCAATCAGCCATTGTTCGTGATGCCACTGCGGGCTTCTGGAACCCAGCAGGTCTGGTGGGGTTGCCTAAGCGCCACAATGCGGTGTACATGCACTCAGAGCTTTTTGCGGGCATTATCAAAAACGACTACGGCTCCTACGCCACTAATCTTGATTCTACCAGTGCCCTTGCTTTTTCAGTGATCCGCGTGGGTGTAGACGACATTGCAGATACCCGACGCCTGCAAAATGAATATGGCGCTATTCAGTACGATAGCATTGAATTCTTCTCGGTGGCAGATTATGCGTTTCTAGCCTCTTACGCCCGCCAAAGTAATCTTATACCTGGGTTAACATTAGGAGCCAACGCTAAAATCATCTACCGTAACGTAGGAAAGTTTGCCAATGCCTGGGGGTTTGGGATTGATGCCGGAGCCCAATTGCGCAGAGGGAACTGGCAGTTTGGATTGGTTGCCAAAGACATCACCACCACCTTCACTGCTTGGAAACTTAACCCCGATGAACTTGAAAGCACCTATCTACAAGAGGAGGAATCTTTTAATGCCAACAGCATAGAAGTTACGCTGCCTCGTCTGATTTTGGGAGTGGGCAGGTCCTTTCAGTTTGCTAAACGTTTTTCGGCCTTGGTTGCCACTGATTTAGAAATAACAACTGACGGAAAACGAAATACCCTTTTATCTACTGGCGTGGTTTCTGTTGATCCAAAAGTTGGGTTGGAAATTGGGTATGCTAATGCAGTGTTCTTGCGCGGAGGCTTTAATAACGTGCAACAGATTGAAGACTTAAATGGGAAGAGTAGTTGGAAAGTGCAGCCCAACTTTGGGATTGGTGTAGCTACAAATGGGTTGCAGTTGGATTTAGCCTTGTCCAAGGTGTCAGATAACTCTCAAGCTTCTTCGGTGATTGTTTCTTTGGCTTATAGTTTTGATTGA
- the porU2 gene encoding putative type IX secretion system sortase PorU2, with translation MKTPYYLRFLFFTLLLSFSLLGTVEQSFGQQVIYGNEWINYNQKYYKIKVPTTGIYRLDKAYLQAAGINGVDPRSFQLYRRGQEVSIHVEGEADGSFDANDFIEFYGEKNDGAMDRELYKDPVHHINPYYSLYTDTAAYFLTWSTVPGKRMVQYNQEPAGLAPETWHWQENYLIDDFTYSAGKRYGESYMSWMDAGEGFTGGVSAGFTYNLPNMASNLFNGGQAPKVEIAFSGANNQSNEVDVFVRPPSGPERLIGTARFNTYDAVKQEFNLQITDFHSDGKLVLRTAPKNPLSRFRTTYFKTIYPQRNTITAEGVLFTPAALASTPAYYVFEGSGAVNAIGYDVTSLGNIKRVPGRIIGAQKGFVFPASFNKGILWTGMNLIPLPAKETVFRSVSGNKASFLIVSHQSLMVQSGASNNPVRDYAAYRASVVGGSYDTLTMEVNQLYDQFFYGDKSPAAIRRYMKLMLANGNPQYLFLIGKGIEGNIDVRKNPSRLVYKDLVPTGGTPGSDVFFTANWESGDLVPKVPTGRLPASSPQDVVSYLAKVRTHEALPFNLDWRKNILHLIGSKTLDEQRIFTGYMRRYEQIAEGPWLGGNVLTKIKNLSNAVETVNISSELNAGLSLITFFGHSSTTTSDLDIGLVSDVVNGYKNSGKYPMILMNGCNVGNTFTLGKSFGEDWLLTPNKGAISFLAHDSFGYPTLMNLFSSTYYSVAFGDSTYLSKPLGVQHQRTLDILSRYSGDNANAMLMQMVLHADPALRLLAPEKADYAVSNGGATLQALDGSTVTANTEKFSLKLDIRNYGRVDQDSFYVSVNRKLPNGTEVLYDSIKVAPVYYRDTLLVELDSKNLEGAGLNTFVIHLDHTNSIEEIDETNNQITIEYFFSKDGVLALGPQEYSIVKDQKVKLVGQSTDLLTASRGYHFELDTVHTFNSSWKKTQVVQAASLPVWEVNLPANTTSRDSVVYYWRLRYATIASEEDTVWATSSFRYIPGSGSGWSQKAIGQLQKADKQKLVDQPTTNGFSFAAGTSSKEIEINSVGGGQPFRYPPYGIFLNNFKVSEWDCGAGPTMMAVVLKDQTLEPVNAPSEFASICGTNPKIVYHFGDLRVAINQLRLENFLKSIPNGYHVAMTGIGSVPYSEMSSGLKAAFKTIGSSIIDQLQTGDPFAIIGRKGTAPGTATEMGATPSDPIERNMQAIRVEKQVYSLESQGTLTSTLIGPAKEWKSLHYQMKVELSDSYTLDVIGVDANAKETVLSSNVTSSNFSLAGIDAKTYPYLRLRLDLKDETQRTVPQLEEWTVLYEGVPEGLIRPDLVGLDKYLKLSEQAASGEVNLRFAFHNISQVSFSDSLTVEATVFAENGSNIPKTFKVEALQKEDTVFFNHKFSTVNLTGANRLRVTVNPRILPEQTYLNNTLEIPFNVNLSAGMPPVLDVVFDGVRILDGDIVSPSPLISMVLKNNTKTVPITDPASMKVYLKKTGADFEEIDVTTNPHIKWFPADDKNDFRVEYQPEKLENGKYTLEVQGVDALGQRAGSERYSINFEVVNEASITNFYPYPNPFSSKTRFVFTLTGSTVPEKMKLQIMTVTGKVIREVQKEELGPIKIGNNVSEFAWDGTDEFGDRLANGVYLYRVVMDNGPEEMKHRFTAGDKAFKNGYGKIYILR, from the coding sequence ATGAAAACACCCTACTATTTAAGATTTTTATTTTTTACGCTTCTCCTTTCCTTTTCCCTGCTGGGCACTGTTGAACAGTCCTTCGGACAGCAGGTCATCTACGGAAATGAGTGGATCAACTATAACCAGAAGTATTATAAGATCAAAGTGCCTACCACAGGTATTTACCGTTTGGACAAAGCTTATCTGCAAGCTGCCGGCATCAACGGGGTAGACCCACGTAGCTTTCAGCTTTACCGTAGAGGCCAGGAAGTTTCCATCCACGTAGAAGGTGAGGCCGATGGCTCTTTTGACGCCAATGACTTCATTGAATTTTATGGAGAGAAGAATGATGGCGCAATGGATCGGGAGTTATACAAAGATCCTGTTCATCATATCAATCCATACTACAGCTTGTACACTGATACTGCTGCTTATTTCTTGACCTGGTCTACTGTTCCAGGAAAAAGAATGGTGCAGTACAATCAGGAACCAGCTGGTTTAGCTCCAGAGACGTGGCACTGGCAGGAGAATTATCTAATTGATGATTTTACTTACTCTGCAGGCAAAAGGTACGGAGAGAGTTACATGTCCTGGATGGATGCAGGTGAGGGTTTTACTGGGGGTGTTTCTGCTGGTTTTACTTACAACCTTCCAAATATGGCTTCAAACTTATTTAATGGTGGTCAAGCCCCTAAAGTTGAAATTGCCTTTTCTGGAGCCAACAACCAAAGTAATGAAGTCGATGTGTTTGTTAGACCCCCAAGCGGGCCTGAGCGGTTGATTGGTACCGCAAGGTTTAATACGTATGATGCGGTAAAACAGGAGTTTAACTTACAAATAACAGATTTTCATTCAGACGGTAAACTAGTTCTTCGTACAGCACCTAAGAACCCTCTTTCAAGATTCCGTACAACCTACTTCAAAACAATTTACCCCCAAAGAAATACAATCACAGCAGAAGGTGTTCTTTTTACGCCTGCCGCACTTGCATCCACTCCTGCATACTATGTCTTTGAAGGGAGTGGGGCGGTAAATGCAATAGGATACGATGTTACTAGTTTAGGAAATATCAAACGTGTACCTGGAAGAATAATTGGAGCACAGAAAGGCTTTGTATTCCCTGCTAGTTTCAATAAAGGCATTTTATGGACGGGAATGAACTTGATTCCTCTGCCAGCCAAAGAAACCGTTTTTAGATCAGTTTCTGGAAATAAAGCCAGTTTCTTGATTGTTTCCCATCAAAGTTTAATGGTTCAAAGTGGAGCCTCAAACAATCCAGTAAGAGACTATGCCGCCTATAGGGCTTCAGTAGTAGGAGGTAGTTATGATACATTAACCATGGAGGTAAACCAGCTTTATGACCAATTTTTCTATGGAGACAAATCGCCTGCAGCCATTAGAAGGTATATGAAGTTGATGCTTGCAAATGGGAACCCACAGTATTTATTCTTGATTGGGAAGGGTATTGAGGGCAACATTGATGTAAGAAAAAATCCTTCAAGGCTGGTTTACAAAGATTTGGTGCCAACGGGCGGTACTCCAGGTTCTGATGTTTTCTTTACTGCTAATTGGGAGTCTGGAGATTTGGTGCCTAAAGTGCCTACTGGACGTTTGCCTGCAAGTTCACCTCAGGACGTAGTATCCTACTTGGCAAAAGTACGCACCCATGAAGCCTTGCCTTTCAACCTGGATTGGCGTAAAAACATTCTGCATTTGATAGGGAGCAAAACGCTAGATGAGCAGAGAATATTTACAGGGTATATGAGGCGCTATGAACAAATTGCGGAGGGACCCTGGCTTGGAGGTAATGTACTTACTAAAATCAAAAATCTTTCTAACGCTGTAGAAACTGTTAATATTTCTTCTGAATTAAATGCTGGACTTTCATTGATAACTTTTTTTGGACACAGTTCAACAACTACTTCAGATCTAGATATTGGTTTGGTGTCAGATGTTGTAAATGGGTACAAAAATAGTGGTAAGTACCCAATGATTCTGATGAACGGTTGTAATGTAGGAAATACATTCACCTTAGGTAAGTCTTTTGGAGAAGATTGGCTGCTAACTCCAAACAAAGGTGCCATCTCTTTTTTGGCCCATGATAGTTTTGGTTATCCAACCCTGATGAACTTGTTTTCTTCAACTTATTACTCCGTTGCTTTTGGTGACTCTACCTACCTCTCAAAACCCTTGGGTGTCCAGCACCAGCGAACACTTGATATATTAAGCAGGTACAGCGGGGATAATGCTAATGCTATGCTCATGCAGATGGTGTTGCATGCTGATCCGGCGTTACGCCTTCTTGCTCCAGAAAAAGCAGATTATGCTGTTTCTAACGGTGGGGCAACCCTGCAGGCTTTAGACGGAAGCACAGTGACAGCTAACACGGAAAAATTTTCGCTAAAACTGGACATTAGAAACTATGGGAGGGTAGACCAGGACAGCTTCTATGTTTCAGTTAACAGAAAGTTGCCCAATGGTACTGAAGTCCTATATGACTCCATCAAAGTAGCCCCTGTCTACTACAGAGATACGCTACTGGTGGAGTTAGATTCTAAGAATCTGGAGGGTGCGGGTCTGAATACATTTGTGATACATTTAGATCATACAAACTCCATTGAAGAGATCGACGAAACTAACAATCAGATTACTATTGAGTACTTCTTCTCAAAAGATGGGGTATTAGCTCTCGGTCCACAGGAGTATTCAATAGTGAAAGACCAGAAAGTAAAGCTTGTAGGGCAATCTACAGATTTACTGACTGCTTCCAGAGGCTATCACTTTGAGTTGGATACAGTTCATACGTTTAATAGTTCCTGGAAGAAAACTCAGGTTGTACAAGCTGCTTCTTTGCCGGTTTGGGAAGTTAATTTGCCCGCGAATACAACCAGTAGGGACAGTGTTGTTTATTATTGGAGATTGAGGTATGCGACCATTGCTTCAGAAGAAGACACTGTTTGGGCAACAAGCTCTTTCCGGTACATCCCGGGAAGTGGTTCTGGTTGGTCTCAGAAAGCCATAGGCCAATTACAAAAAGCCGATAAACAAAAATTAGTAGATCAGCCTACCACCAATGGTTTTTCCTTTGCTGCTGGTACCTCTAGTAAAGAGATTGAAATAAACAGTGTAGGTGGTGGTCAACCATTTAGATATCCTCCATACGGTATTTTCCTGAATAACTTTAAAGTCAGTGAATGGGACTGTGGGGCTGGACCAACCATGATGGCGGTTGTCCTAAAAGACCAAACGCTGGAGCCCGTTAATGCCCCTTCTGAGTTTGCTTCCATTTGTGGGACCAACCCAAAAATTGTTTACCATTTCGGTGATTTGCGAGTAGCAATTAACCAACTACGCCTAGAAAACTTCTTGAAGAGTATCCCCAACGGGTACCATGTGGCTATGACAGGGATTGGGAGTGTTCCTTACTCTGAGATGAGTTCAGGTTTGAAAGCAGCCTTCAAGACAATTGGATCCTCAATCATTGACCAGTTACAAACTGGTGACCCATTTGCCATTATTGGAAGAAAGGGAACTGCCCCGGGAACTGCAACAGAAATGGGAGCCACTCCAAGTGATCCGATTGAACGCAATATGCAAGCCATTCGGGTAGAGAAGCAAGTGTATTCTTTAGAGTCACAGGGAACATTAACTTCTACCCTAATTGGTCCGGCAAAGGAATGGAAGTCACTTCACTATCAAATGAAAGTGGAGCTTTCTGACAGTTATACCTTAGATGTGATAGGGGTAGATGCTAACGCAAAAGAAACTGTACTTTCTTCAAATGTTACCTCCTCCAACTTCAGCCTGGCAGGTATTGATGCTAAGACATACCCTTACCTAAGACTTAGGTTAGATTTAAAGGATGAAACCCAAAGAACAGTTCCACAATTAGAGGAGTGGACGGTTCTATATGAGGGGGTACCGGAAGGATTGATTCGGCCTGATTTAGTTGGGCTGGATAAATACCTGAAGTTGTCAGAGCAGGCAGCTAGTGGCGAAGTAAATCTTAGGTTTGCTTTTCATAACATCAGTCAAGTAAGTTTCTCTGATTCACTTACGGTAGAAGCTACCGTGTTTGCAGAAAATGGATCAAATATCCCGAAAACGTTCAAGGTAGAGGCTCTGCAAAAAGAAGACACGGTTTTCTTCAACCACAAGTTTTCTACTGTTAATTTGACTGGGGCAAACAGACTTCGGGTAACAGTGAACCCCCGCATTCTGCCGGAGCAGACCTACCTTAACAATACCTTGGAGATTCCCTTCAATGTAAACTTATCAGCGGGTATGCCACCTGTGCTGGATGTGGTGTTTGACGGAGTAAGGATTCTAGATGGTGACATTGTATCTCCAAGCCCTTTGATCAGCATGGTGTTGAAAAATAATACCAAGACAGTTCCTATTACTGATCCTGCGTCTATGAAGGTGTATCTTAAGAAGACTGGTGCAGATTTTGAGGAGATAGACGTAACCACTAACCCACACATTAAGTGGTTCCCGGCAGATGATAAGAATGATTTCCGGGTGGAGTATCAGCCAGAAAAGTTAGAGAACGGAAAATATACCTTAGAAGTGCAAGGAGTTGATGCCCTGGGTCAACGCGCCGGTAGTGAGCGGTACAGTATCAACTTTGAAGTGGTAAATGAAGCCTCCATCACTAATTTCTACCCGTACCCTAACCCATTCTCGTCTAAAACAAGGTTTGTCTTTACCCTAACCGGAAGCACAGTGCCAGAGAAGATGAAGCTTCAGATTATGACGGTGACTGGGAAAGTGATTAGGGAAGTTCAGAAGGAGGAGTTAGGCCCTATCAAAATCGGGAACAACGTCTCTGAGTTTGCCTGGGATGGTACTGATGAGTTCGGTGACAGACTCGCAAATGGCGTGTACCTCTACCGCGTAGTAATGGATAATGGACCAGAAGAGATGAAGCACCGCTTTACGGCTGGTGACAAAGCCTTCAAAAATGGCTATGGTAAAATCTACATCTTGAGGTAA
- a CDS encoding dihydrofolate reductase has protein sequence MIGIVVAIAENRVIGKDNQLIWHLPKDLQHFKKLTMGHPMVMGRKTFEAIGKPLPGRTSIIVTRQAEYKAPEGCVVVSSLEKALEQGLALDEQVLVVGGGEIYEQALPLAEVVYLTLVHESFEGDVLFPELEAEAWEITEQEEHPADEKHAYPYSFFTFRRKAGFSQN, from the coding sequence ATGATTGGAATAGTAGTAGCCATTGCAGAAAACCGCGTCATCGGGAAAGACAACCAACTCATCTGGCATTTACCCAAAGACCTTCAGCATTTCAAAAAACTCACCATGGGCCACCCTATGGTCATGGGCCGTAAGACGTTTGAAGCCATTGGTAAACCCTTACCCGGTCGTACGTCTATCATTGTTACCCGCCAAGCAGAGTACAAAGCTCCTGAAGGATGTGTTGTAGTTTCTTCCCTGGAGAAAGCGTTAGAACAAGGCTTAGCCCTAGATGAGCAAGTGCTGGTAGTAGGCGGCGGTGAAATCTACGAGCAAGCACTTCCGTTGGCCGAAGTTGTGTACCTCACCTTGGTGCATGAATCTTTTGAGGGTGATGTGCTTTTCCCCGAATTAGAAGCAGAGGCTTGGGAGATTACTGAACAGGAAGAGCATCCCGCCGATGAAAAACATGCCTATCCCTATTCCTTCTTCACTTTTAGACGAAAAGCTGGTTTTAGCCAGAACTAA